Proteins found in one Saccharomyces cerevisiae S288C chromosome III, complete sequence genomic segment:
- the POF1 gene encoding nicotinamide-nucleotide adenylyltransferase (Nicotinamide mononucleotide-specific adenylyltransferase (NMNAT); catalyzes the conversion of nicotinamide mononucleotide (NMN) to nicotinamide adenine dinucleotide (NAD+); role in the nicotinamide riboside (NR) salvage pathway of NAD+ biosynthesis; involved in NR and NAD+ homeostasis; ATPase involved in protein quality control and filamentation pathways; interacts physically with Kss1p and suppresses the filamentation defect of a kss1 deletion), protein MKKTFEQFRKSNLLFQVLKGPQHLECQKLFVLDSSFNPPHLAHFQLLSQTIKNFKLKDTRSHVLLLLAVNNADKLPKPASFPTRLEMMCLFADYLQEKLPQSVVSVGLTVFSKFIDKDKILHEQFVKGCSADIGYLVGFDTIARIFDEKYYHPLKISDVMESFMSGSQLYCLARGDCHLSAESQLRYASDILEGKFEPVIPREWGARIHVMQNDYPALRNVSSSEIRNKLKNGQVESLKDELPLCIYDYLINNKTIFD, encoded by the coding sequence atgaagaagacgTTCGAGCAGTTTCGAAAAAGCAATTTACTATTTCAGGTTCTCAAAGGACCCCAGCATCTAGAATGTCAGAAGTTATTTGTCCTTGATTCTTCATTCAATCCACCACATCTGGCCCATTTTCAACTACTATCGCAGACTAttaaaaacttcaaattgAAGGACACCCGTTCGCATGTTTTATTACTGTTAGCGGTGAATAATGCAGATAAGTTGCCTAAGCCGGCATCTTTTCCAACTCGTCTGGAAATGATGTGCTTATTCGCTGACTACCTTCAGGAGAAGCTCCCCCAATCTGTAGTATCTGTCGGGTTGACTGTTTTCTCGAAATTCATCGACAAGGACAAAATATTACATGAGCAATTTGTTAAAGGATGCAGTGCAGATATAGGCTACTTAGTTGGTTTTGATACAATTGCTAGGatctttgatgaaaaatattatcatcCTTTAAAAATCAGTGATGTAATGGAGAGCTTCATGTCGGGATCTCAATTATATTGCTTGGCGAGAGGCGATTGCCATCTCAGTGCTGAATCGCAACTAAGATACGCCAGTGACATCCTTGAGGGAAAATTCGAACCGGTAATACCAAGAGAATGGGGCGCTAGGATTCATGTTATGCAAAATGATTATCCAGCATTAAGAAATGTTTCATCATCCGAGATTAGGAACAAACTGAAGAATGGGCAAGTGGAGAGTTTGAAAGACGAGTTGCCATTGTGCATATACGATTATTTGATCAATAATAAGACAATATTTGattga
- the SPS22 gene encoding Sps22p (hypothetical protein; SPS22 has a paralog, SPS2, that arose from the whole genome duplication; redundant with Sps2p for the organization of the beta-glucan layer of the spore wall), producing MNRITRKSCLFAIIFASLFVTHALGAAIDPPRRPHNVKPFHNGNLELQRRANEPFFEIDVKSLNTNSPISELCKKDLHVIESSHDLFHLQNQCEFILGSLKVTNYDSNILDLNSLRAIGGDLIIQDSPELIRIQAGNLNKIEGLFQLQGLTSLVSVEIPTLKFCQSLEWKVVPILNYVSMDSQNIEIIKDIVISDTSLANIENFNKVQEIDTFNINNNRFLETIHSNVKTIRGQFSVHANAKELELEMPHLREVENITIRDTSLVYLPQLTKVKSSLEFIENYFYELNLNNLQKIGGTLGIINNVNLIKVNLENLTDIQGGLMIADNESLEDITFLPNLKQIGGAIFFEGSFKDIMFDSLKLVKGSAFIKSSSNVLDCNKWTNPSNGRSIIRGGKFTCISGKKENTLNVKQDGTIIEKGYKDLTQEGEDSKKRVISKYANSANPSMQLDPLLFGTCLVAMLLF from the coding sequence ATGAACCGTATTACTAGGAAAAGTTGTTTATTCGCGATTATATTTGCATCATTATTTGTGACACATGCATTGGGTGCCGCTATTGATCCGCCAAGGCGACCACATAATGTGAAGCCTTTTCATAACGGTAATCTCGaacttcaaagaagagCAAATGAACcgttttttgaaatagatGTCAAGAGTCTGAACACAAACTCACCGATATCAGAGTTGTGTAAAAAAGATTTGCACGTCATTGAATCGTCTCAtgatctttttcatttacaAAACCAATGTGAATTCATCTTGGGGTCATTAAAAGTCACAAACTATGATTCTAACATTTTGGATTTGAACAGCTTGAGGGCCATTGGTGGTGACCTGATTATTCAGGATTCACCTGAACTGATCAGAATCCAAGCCGGGAACTTGAATAAAATCGAAGGGCTCTTCCAATTACAGGGACTAACCTCTTTGGTTTCTGTTGAAATTccaactttgaaattttgtcAGTCACTGGAGTGGAAAGTTGTTCCCATCTTGAACTACGTCTCCATGGATTCTCAGAATATTGAGATTATAAAGGATATTGTCATATCGGATACTTCATTAGCAAACATCGAGAATTTCAACAAGGTTCAGGAAATTGATActttcaatatcaataataacagATTTTTAGAAACTATTCATTCGAACGTTAAAACCATTAGGGGACAATTCAGTGTACATGCGAACGCTAAGGAGCTAGAACTTGAAATGCCACACTTGAGAGAAGTGGAAAACATAACGATTAGGGACACATCATTGGTCTACCTTCCACAATTAACAAAAGTGAAAAGCTCTTTAGAGTTCATCGAAAATTACTTTTACGAATTGAACCTGAACAATTTGCAGAAGATTGGTGGAACATTAGGAATTATCAACAATGtaaatttaataaaagtTAATTTGGAGAACTTAACAGACATTCAAGGTGGCTTGATGATCGCCGATAACGAATCCCTCGAGGATATTACTTTCCTGCCAAACTTGAAGCAGATTGGAGGtgctattttctttgaaggtTCGTTCAAAGATATCATGTTCGATAGCTTGAAACTGGTGAAAGGTAGCGCTTTTATTAAGAGTTCATCAAACGTGTTGGATTGCAATAAATGGACAAACCCATCAAATGGAAGATCAATCATCAGGGGTGGGAAATTCACTTGTATTTCTGGtaagaaggaaaatacGCTGAATGTTAAACAGGATGGTACAATCATAGAAAAAGGGTACAAAGATTTAACGCAAGAAGGTGAAGACTCCAAGAAAAGAgtgatttcaaaatacGCGAACTCAGCAAATCCAAGCATGCAATTGGACCCCCTTCTTTTTGGTACATGCCTTGTTGCTATGTTATTGTTTTAA
- the EMC1 gene encoding Emc1p (Member of conserved endoplasmic reticulum membrane complex; involved in efficient folding of proteins in the ER; null mutant displays induction of the unfolded protein response; interacts with Gal80p; homologous to worm H17B01.4/EMC-1, fly CG2943, and human KIAA0090): protein MKITCTDLVYVFILLFLNTSCVQAVFSDDAFITDWQLANLGPWEKVIPDSRDRNRVLILSNPTETSCLVSSFNVSSGQILFRNVLPFTIDEIQLDSNDHNAMVCVNSSSNHWQKYDLHDWFLLEEGVDNAPSTTILPQSSYLNDQVSIKNNELHILDEQSKLAEWKLELPQGFNKVEYFHREDPLALVLNVNDTQYMGFSANGTELIPVWQRDEWLTNVVDYAVLDVFDSRDVELNKDMKAELDSNSLWNAYWLRLTTNWNRLINLLKENQFSPGRVFTKLLALDAKDTTVSDLKFGFAKILIVLTHDGFIGGLDMVNKGQLIWKLDLEIDQGVKMFWTDKNHDELVVFSHDGHYLTIEVTKDQPIIKSRSPLSERKTVDSVIRLNEHDHQYLIKFEDKDHLLFKLNPGKNTDVPIVANNHSSSHIFVTEHDTNGIYGYIIENDTVKQTWKKAVNSKEKMVAYSKRETTNLNTLGITLGDKSVLYKYLYPNLAAYLIANEEHHTITFNLIDTITGEILITQEHKDSPDFRFPMDIVFGEYWVVYSYFSSEPVPEQKLVVVELYESLTPDERLSNSSDNFSYDPLTGHINKPQFQTKQFIFPEIIKTMSISKTTDDITTKAIVMELENGQITYIPKLLLNARGKPAEEMAKDKKKEFMATPYTPVIPINDNFIITHFRNLLPGSDSQLISIPTNLESTSIICDLGLDVFCTRITPSGQFDLMSPTFEKGKLLITIFVLLVITYFIRPSVSNKKLKSQWLIK, encoded by the coding sequence ATGAAGATAACGTGTACAGACTTGGTGTACGTCTTCATTTTACTCTTCCTAAACACGAGTTGTGTCCAAGCCGTTTTTTCAGATGATGCATTTATCACTGATTGGCAACTGGCTAACTTAGGTCCTTGGGAGAAAGTCATCCCTGATTCTCGAGACCGCAACAGGGTTCTCATCTTATCGAACCCTACCGAAACTTCCTGCTTAGTTTCTTCGTTTAACGTTTCTTCCGGACAGATTCTTTTCAGAAACGTTTTACCCTTTACCATTGATGAGATTCAACTGGATAGTAATGACCATAACGCAATGGTTTGTGTGAACTCTTCAAGCAACCATTGGCAGAAATATGATTTACACGATTGGTTTTTACTAGAGGAAGGCGTAGATAATGCCCCTTCTACGACCATTTTACCTCAATCCTCATATTTAAACGATCAAGTATCTATTAAGAACAATGAACTACATATTCTCGATGAGCAGTCAAAACTGGCAGAATGGAAATTGGAGTTACCTCAAGGGTTCAATAAAGTGGAATATTTTCATCGTGAAGATCCCCTGGCGTTAGTGTTGAACGTTAATGATACCCAATATATGGGATTCTCTGCCAATGGCACAGAATTGATCCCCGTTTGGCAAAGAGATGAATGGTTGACTAACGTGGTAGACTATGCTGTATTGGACGTCTTCGATTCTAGGGATGTGGAGTTGAACAAAGATATGAAAGCGGAACTTGATTCAAATTCGCTTTGGAATGCTTACTGGCTTAGATTGACAACTAATTGGAATCGCCTTATCAActtattgaaagaaaacCAATTCTCACCAGGACGTGTCTTCACTAAACTCCTAGCTCTAGACGCTAAGGATACCACGGTATCAGATTTGAAGTTCGGATTCGCCAAAATCTTAATTGTTTTGACGCATGATGGCTTTATCGGCGGCCTTGATATGGTCAATAAGGGCCAACTTATCTGGAAACTCGATTTAGAAATTGATCAGGGCGTCAAAATGTTCTGGACGGATAAAAACCATGACGAACTTGTTGTTTTTTCGCATGATGGGCATTATTTGACAATTGAAGTTACTAAAGATCAACCGATTatcaaatcaagatccCCCCTATCTGAAAGGAAAACTGTTGATTCCGTTATTAGGCTGAATGAACATGATCACCAGTATCTGATTAAGTTTGAGGATAAGGATCATTTACTGTTCAAATTGAATCCCGGCAAGAATACGGATGTACCAATAGTTGCCAACAACCATTCTAGTTCCCACATATTCGTCACAGAGCATGACACGAATGGCATTTATGGCTACATAATCGAAAACGATACGGTAAAACAAACTTGGAAAAAAGCCGTAAATTCGAAAGAGAAAATGGTGGCATATAGCAAGAGGGAAACAACAAACCTAAACACTCTTGGTATTACACTAGGTGACAAATCGGTTCTTTATAAATATTTGTACCCCAACCTAGCGGCTTATCTGATCGCTAATGAAGAACATCATACAATCACTTTTAACTTAATTGATACCATTACAGGAGAAATCCTCATTACCCAAGAGCACAAGGATTCTCCGGATTTTAGGTTTCCAATGGATATTGTTTTCGGTGAATATTGGGTCGTTTATTCCTATTTCAGTTCTGAACCTGTTCCAGAACAAAAGTTAGTAGTGGTGGAATTATATGAGTCACTAACCCCAGATGAGCGTTTGTCTAACTCAAGCgacaatttttcttatgaTCCATTGACTGGACACATTAACAAACCTCAATTTCAAACTAAACAATTCATTTTTCCCGAGATTATCAAAACAATGTCCATTTCCAAGACAACGGATGATATTACCACAAAGGCAATCGTTATGGAATTAGAAAATGGACAAATCACCTACATACCAAAGCTTTTATTGAATGCAAGAGGTAAACCAGCAGAAGAAATGGCCAAggataagaaaaaagagtttATGGCTACCCCATACACGCCAGTTATCCCAATTAATGataatttcattatcaCTCATTTCAGAAATCTATTGCCAGGATCCGATTCGCAGTTGATCTCCATCCCAACCAATCTGGAATCCACAAGCATTATATGTGATCTAGGCCTTGATGTATTTTGTACAAGGATCACACCTTCGGGCCAATTTGATTTAATGAGTCCTACTTTCGAAAAGGGTAAATTGCTTATTACTATATTCGTCTTGTTGGTGATCACGTATTTTATCCGTCCTTCTGTTTCAAACAAGAAGTTGAAATCCCAATGGCTAATTAAATAG
- a CDS encoding uncharacterized protein (hypothetical protein; SWAT-GFP and mCherry fusion proteins localize to the cell periphery and vacuole; YCL048W-A has a paralog, YDR524C-B, that arose from the whole genome duplication) has protein sequence MQIKNIVAVLATVTAINAQVGIEPNATTPNATQPNATQPNTTLPTASVTTTVSIGEAVVNTMAAGAFGAAIAAGVAFLF, from the coding sequence ATGCAAATCAAAAACATTGTCGCTGTTCTAGCTACAGTCACTGCTATCAACGCCCAAGTTGGCATTGAACCTAACGCCACTACTCCAAATGCTACGCAGCCAAATGCTACGCAGCCAAATACTACTCTTCCTACCGCTTCGGTGACTACGACAGTTTCGATTGGCGAAGCCGTAGTTAATACCATGGCGGCGGGTGCCTTTGGAGCAGCAATCGCTGCCGGTGTTGCCTTCTTATTCTAG